The proteins below come from a single Papaver somniferum cultivar HN1 chromosome 11, ASM357369v1, whole genome shotgun sequence genomic window:
- the LOC113320205 gene encoding uncharacterized protein LOC113320205, with product MASSSSTSTVSLYFLSLCICLYLGSFSVSSEELTYKVVDLENPVLQFSPSFLPGYVTSDGAKQTVHCGRVQIGGVSRLKFQSYANSLRVTLTPSVVIPEKLHNKVQVCFHRNASLGLCQCGKDDWKTIQNGQWNALMSPYENRYVDLMFRDGVSGSVKVSVEEGVHRWRLFCLAFGFVLLLLAPFLSESVPFYYSSSMAVGVLLVVLILLFQAMKLIPMGRKSAFYFAIYTSVIGVGSLIINYFSMLVNSILVSFGLSEDMYNPVSIFLLVGVILAGAALGYWIMRKFVISDDGRVDVGVAHFMKWAMRGVAMTSIFQSSLDTLFAVVALAFCWGACFCIMSPRWRSAKAGNQLANRSLWLKKVNNVSPNHNRPEFLSRTPPKRLYENTLWSSPKQSFAWADSPTKGLVKSSFNNNEDFEERFYSSFHKTPTRRKFSKREWEGFTSEYTRKAVADLASSPEFSDWIVENADRIKMDPDNSSDDDSIGSGEHTSDETVVDSSSRLGFLKW from the exons ATggcctcttcttcttcaacttctaCTGTCTCTCTCTACTTTCTCTCACTCTGTATCTGTCTCTATCTTGGTTCTTTCTCTGTTTCTAGCGAAGAACTTACTTACAAAG TTGTTGATTTGGAGAACCCAGTTCTGCAATTCAGTCCATCTTTTTTGCCTGGGTATGTCACGTCCGATGGTGCTAAACAAACTGTACATTGTGGTCGTGTTCAAATTGGTGGTGTTTCTAGGCTAAAATTCCAGAGCTATGCGAATTCCCTTCGGGTTACTCTTACACCATCTGTTGTCATACCTGAAAAACTCCATAACAAAGTTCAAGTATGTTTCCATCG GAATGCTTCTCTTGGGTTGTGTCAGTGCGGGAAAGATGACTGGAAGACCATCCAAAATGGCCAATGGAATGCTTTGATGTCACCTTATGAGAACCGTTATGTGGATTTGATGTTTAGGGATGGGGTATCTGGATCAGTAAAAGTATCCGTCGAAGAAG GAGTTCATAGGTGGCGCTTATTCTGTCTTGCATTTGGATTTGTTTTACTGCTGCTGGCACCATTTTTAAGTGAATCTGTGCCATTTTATTATAGCAGCTCAATGGCAGTTGGAGTCTTGCTTGTTGTTTTGATCCTTCTATTTCAG GCTATGAAATTGATACCTATGGGAAGGAAAAGTGCCTTCTACTTTGCAATATACACTTCTGTG ATTGGAGTCGGATCTCTTATTATAAATTACTTCTCAATGCTGGTCAACTCAATTCTTGTGAGTTTTGGTCTGAGTGAAGACATGTATAACCCG GTGTCTATATTTCTATTAGTAGGAGTTATCCTTGCAGGAGCTGCACTGGGCTACTGGATCATGCGTAAATTTGTTATCTCAGATGATGGACGAGTGGATGTTGGTGTAGCTCACTTCATGAAGTGGGCTATGCGTGGTGTTGCAATGACTTCCATTTTTCAG AGTTCCCTTGATACCCTTTTCGCAGTGGTGGCATTGGCATTTTGTTGGGGTGCTTGTTTCTGCATTATGTCTCCCAGATGGCGTAGTGCAAAGGCGGG GAACCAACTAGCAAACAGAAGTCTGTGGCTGAAAAAGGTTAATAATGTGTCCCCAAATCATAACCGGCCTGAATTTTTGAGCAGGACACCACCTAAGAGGCTGTATGAAAATACCCTGTGGAGTAGCCCCAAACAGTCATTTGCTTGGGCCGACTCTCCCACAAAAG GTTTAGTGAAGTCGTCATTTAATAACAATGAAGACTTTGAGGAACGTTTCTACTCGTCCTTTCACAAGACACCTACTCGCAGGAAATTTTCTAAGAGAGAATGGGAGGGTTTTACAAGCGAATATACCAGAAAAGCTGTTGCTGACTTGGCATCATCGCCGGAGTTCAGCGATTGGATTGTTGAGAATGCTGACCGCATCAAAATGGATCCTGACAATAGTTCAGATGACGACAGCATTGGAAGCGGAGAGCATACCTCAGATGAGACAGTTGTGGatagcagcagcaggcttggcttCTTGAAGTGGTAG